The nucleotide window ACGACGGTCGAAGTGCATTTCGGCATCACGAGCCTGTCGGCCGAGAAGGCGGATGCGGCCACACTCCTGAACCATGTGCGGACGCACTGGCGCATCGAGAACGAACTGCATTACGTGCGTGACGTGACACTGGGCGAGGACGCGTGTCGTGTGCGCATGGGGCACGCACCACAGGTGCTGGCGGCGCTGCGGAACGCCGTGGTGCACCTGTGGCGTGAGGTCAAGGCGGTGAGTTGCCCGGAGGCGATCGAGCGGCTCCAGATGGACCCGGCAATGGCCAAGGGACTTATCGGAGTTACGTAGAGTGAATCAAGGAAAGGCCCTGCGGGCCGGGCCCAGGGCCGTTCCTTATTTCATCTTGGCGCGAGCGGGTTTGTTGGGTCGCGGGCACTCCTTCGGCCCGAGGTGCTCGATGCCCGCGCGCGCTGGCAGTATGAGGAGTAGTCAACGGTCCCCGACCCGCGCGGGTTGCAGGGCCGGATCCACCCGCGGCCGGCGGTCCTCGGGTTGGTCGCGTTGGCGGTACTGATGGGCCGCACGGGCCCCCAGGGGATCGCCCGGTTCAGGCGCCAGTACGGGACCCCTGGCTCACGCGCGCGGGTTCCGGAGGGACCCGACGCCGTCCGCGTCGACCCTGTCCCGGACCCTGCGGCGGATCGACCCGCAGCAACTGGAGGCGGCCCTGGGCCGGTGGATCGCGGGGCGCCTGGACGCGCCCGCGCGCATGTGGCCCTGGACGGCAAGTGCCTGCGCGGGAGCCGGGACGGGGACGGGCCAGCACCGGGTGGCCGCGTACGCCCGCACGCCGCGGCGGTGCTCGGCCAGATCCGGGTGGACGCCCAGACGAACGAGCACCAGGCCGCCCTGGCGTTGCTCGGGATCGTCCCGGTGGGCGGCTCGGCTTTGACCGGGGATGCCACGCTCTGCCCGCGGGACGTGGCCGCGGCGGTGGTCGACGGCGGGGGCCATTACGTGCTCACGGCCAAGGACAACCAACCCGGCCTGGTGGCCGACATCGAGGCCGGGTTGGGGTTCGAGGACGCCGCCCGAGGGCTCGCGGCGGCCACGTCCCCCTGAGCCGGTCCCGACGCCCGAGCAACTGGGGCGCCCGGCCACGTCGGTGGACCCGGGGCACGGGCGGATCGAGACGCGGACCGTGCGGGCCACCCCGCTGCTGACGTGCCACGATCGGTGGACCGGATTGAAGCACGGGTTCCGCATCACCCGCACCCGGACGGTCAAGGGTGTGACCACCGTGGAGGTGGTGCACGGGATCACCAGCCGGCCGGTCGAGCGGGCCGACGCGCGAGCACTTCTGGGCCTGGTGCGGTCCCATTGGCGCATCGAGAACCAACGCCACGACGTGCGCGATGTGACCCTGCGTGAGGATGAACCGAGGTGCCGCGCCGCAGGTGCTGGCCGCGCTCCGTAAGGCCGTGATCCACTTGTTACACACCGTCCCAGCCAACCGTTGTTCCGAAGCCATTGAGTGGCTCCGGATACACCCCGACCCTGCCCAACGGCTTATCGGGATCCCCCAACATGAATAACGGAACGGCCCTGGAACCTTAACAATACGCCAAGCCTGTAAAGCCTGAAAGACGTGCGGGTCAGAGCGGTGATTTGTTTCGAGCGTTCTGCAGTAACTGTTATGCGATAAGGCTGGGTCTGAAAATTCATCGGGCAGCATAAAGTCGCATAACTGTGTAGACAACGGTTGTCTGAACAGGTATTATTCGGGAGATGTTCTGTCGGAGACCACGATGTCCCAGGCCGACACGCTGCCCACAGCCCGACCCGCGCTGTGTTCCAGCATCGCAGGATACACGGCTCTACTTGTAATCGGGGTTGGTCTGGTCCTCCTCATCTGCCGTGCCGGTGCCGGACTCACCTCCGCAACCCCTGCCGCGGCCGCGCCCACGGCCTCAAAACCGGTGGACGTTGTGCTGCACGTCATGGCCACGCTGGTTGCCGTCATCCTGCTCGGAACGGTCCTCGGGCGCGCCTGCCGGTGGGTCGGTCAGCCGCCTGTGATCGGGGAAGTGGTCGCCGGGATCGCGCTCGGTCCGTCCCTACTCGGGACCGTCTGGCCCGAAGCAATGCACCTACTGATTCCCTCGGCGACCGCCGACCCGAACGGGCAGGTGCCGGCGGCGATCAAGGCCGTCGCAACGATCGGGGTCGTGTTGTACATGTTCCTCGTCGGCCTCGAACTCAACGCCGTGCGGTTGCGCGAGCAGGCCCGGTCCGCCGTGGCCGTTTCGCACGCGAGCATCGTAACCCCGTTCGTTCTCGGGTCTGCTCTGGCGCTAGCCTTGTACCGCCCTCTGGCCCCGAACGAAGTGCCGTTCACCAGTTTCGCACTTTTTATGGGCGTGGCGATGTCCATCACCGCCTTCCCGGTGCTCGCGCGCATCCTTACCGACCGCAAGATGGAGCGGACCGAACTGGGTATCGTCGCGCTCGGGTGCGCGGCCGCGGACGACGTGACCGCATGGTGCCTGCTCGCGCTGATCGTCGGGATCGCGAAGTCCGAGATGACCGGGGTGGCCGCAGTCGCCGCCCAGGCCGTCGCGTTCATCGCTGTCATGCTGCTGCTGG belongs to Gemmata obscuriglobus and includes:
- a CDS encoding ISAs1 family transposase, which codes for MQTTSILTCSPTWAGVKQGFQLTRERTVRGQTTVEVHFGITSLSAEKADAATLLNHVRTHWRIENELHYVRDVTLGEDACRVRMGHAPQVLAALRNAVVHLWREVKAVSCPEAIERLQMDPAMAKGLIGVT
- a CDS encoding transposase, whose translation is MDRGAPGRARAHVALDGKCLRGSRDGDGPAPGGRVRPHAAAVLGQIRVDAQTNEHQAALALLGIVPVGGSALTGDATLCPRDVAAAVVDGGGHYVLTAKDNQPGLVADIEAGLGFEDAARGLAAATSP
- a CDS encoding cation:proton antiporter, producing MSQADTLPTARPALCSSIAGYTALLVIGVGLVLLICRAGAGLTSATPAAAAPTASKPVDVVLHVMATLVAVILLGTVLGRACRWVGQPPVIGEVVAGIALGPSLLGTVWPEAMHLLIPSATADPNGQVPAAIKAVATIGVVLYMFLVGLELNAVRLREQARSAVAVSHASIVTPFVLGSALALALYRPLAPNEVPFTSFALFMGVAMSITAFPVLARILTDRKMERTELGIVALGCAAADDVTAWCLLALIVGIAKSEMTGVAAVAAQAVAFIAVMLLLVRPLAARLSARLDAAPGPLPPLVVSGTFLAVLASAMTTEAIGIHALFGAFLLGAVVPHDGRLAREFAAKLRDPVTVLLLPAFFAYTGMRTQIGLVSSSQDWLWCGAIVLVATAGKFGGATIAARLTGQSWRDAAALGALMNTRGLMELIVLNIGLDLGVISPTLFAMMVIMALVTTAMTSPVVSRLVPQPSGVAGH